A segment of the Brevundimonas sp. M20 genome:
CCAGCCGCAGTTCGTCAGCCACCGGCGGCGGCAGGCTGCGCGCATCGTGCACGGCGGCGTCCAGCAGGGCCCCGGCGTCCAGCAGGGCGTTGGTCTCGCCGCTCAGCCGGGCCCGCCGGGCCGAGAGGCGAGCGTGCAGCGCGGCCGCCGCCGAACGGGTGACGGCCCGTTCGCAGGTCAGGCTCTGAAGGTCGGACAGGGCGGCGGTCAGGGCCGCGGGGCCGCCGAACAGGTCGAAACGCAACAGGTGGATGGCCGCCGACTCGATCGCGGCGGCGGCCGTCTGGTCCGGGTTGCTGGTGTGGCGGGCGGCGTCGGAAGCGGTCGAGGCGGCGCGGTCCAGACTGGCCCGGCTGCCGGTGCGCCGCGCGTGCTCGCGCCACAGGGCCGAGGCGCGCATCCAGCCGTCGAACGGACGCGGCGCCGAGACCCGGCCCGCATCAATCCCTTCGCGGCGGGCCTCGATCTGCACCAGCTCGGGACCGACCAGCTCCAGCCAGCCGAGGTCTTCGCTTTCGCGCGCCTTCTCGAACAGCTTTCTCAGATCGCGGCCGAATTCAAACATGCACGCAAGCTCCGGAACCGTCCCGCTTCGGGACGGACGAATGGTCCCCGGACGGTCTCCAAGCAAACGCAGCGCCGCGCCGCTGGTTCGCCGTGACTTTCGGGAGCGCTCAGCGACCGACAGCGTCGTGCAGGGTCTCGCCCAGCCGATCCATCATCAGCAGGAAGGTCATCGCCTCTTCCCGGATATGGTCCTGCGTCACGCCGCCGTCGGTGGTGACGTACCGCTCGGCCCGGACGTGGTCGTTCAGCACCAGCGCCTTGCCGATACGATACTCGTCGTTGAACTTCTCGATCGCGGCGGCGACCTTGGGGCGATCATTCGGCTGAAGGCCCCAGCTGGTGAAGAACAGGATGCCGAAACATCCCGGCGTGCCCCCTTCGGTGTCGCAGGCGGCCATTTCCACCGAAAAGCGGAACCCCTCGCGGGTCTCGATGTCGAACACTGTCTCGCCGGCCTTGCGCACGCTGGCGTAGTCCGAGGTGTTCAGCAGGGTGAACATCTCGGAAGTCAGGATCGAGCGATACACCTGGGCCCGTTCGATCCGCGCGGACTGGGCCGCCGCGGGCCCGGGCAGGGCGACGGCGGCGAGCCCCAGCGAAATCGCGGTCGTCAGAAACAGGCGCATTGGTACTCCCCGGTCATGCGGTGCTGCGACCCTAGCCGCGTGTCGGGTGAGCCGACAACGGGGATCAGTTCAGACGGGGCGCGCGAGCGCGGCAGCGTTGCAGTTCGGTGCGGGCGTCGTCGTCGTCGGCGCTCAGTTCCCGCACGGCCCGGATGCGGGCGCGGGTCTGGTCGCCCTCGGCGACGGTCGGGGTGCGCCCGACGCGACTTGCGGCCTGAATGGCGGTCAGCGACCAGTACAGGGCGGCGTCATACAGGGACCGGCCCTCGCTGCTTTCGCCGCCTTCCAGCTCCGAGGCCGCCTGGGTCAGCCCCGTGCAGCGCACAGCCTCGTCATACGACGGCTGCTGGCCCGACGCGGCTTGCGCGCCCGACAGGGACAGAATGGCCAGCAGGGCCGCCAAAGACATCGAATCCTCCACGGCACGCCCCGGCCGTCTGATGCGGACAGAGAACCATGGGCGCGTGACGGAAGGAAGACCGCGAAAGGGTCAGGGCGTGACCGGGGTGTTGGCGGCTTCACCGTTTCCCGCCGCCCGCCGGGCGTGGATCGCCGCCAGCCTGTCCCGCGCCCAGTCCGTGCTGCGTCCGCCGTGCGGGTCGTTCGCCATCGGCAGAAGATAGGCCTCGGCCTCGACGTCATGGCCGGCGGCGATCATGGCGTCGGCGGCCTGTCCTCTCAGATTGAGCACCTGCGGCGCGTGCTCGACGGCCAGACGCCAGGTCTCCAGATCGTTCTCGTTCGGATAGTCGTCGGCCATCCGGCGGATGCCGGCCAGTTCGGCGAGGACGCGATAGTCGGTCGGGTCGGCCGCATAAGCGCGCCCCAGCAGGGTCTGGGCCTCGCGGTACAGGGCGAACATCTGCGCGTCGTCCGTGGCTTGCCCGGCGTCGTCGATCCGGCGCCGGGCCGCCATCAGCAGGGCCTCGACATTGTTCGGCTCCAGCGCCAGCACCTGCTCGAGGATCGGCTCCGCCGCCGCCGGATCGCCCAGCGTGATTTCGGCATTGGCCAGGACGGTCAGGGCGAGGGCGTCTCCGGGATGACGGGCGGCGGCGGCGCGGGCCTGCGCCAGCAACGCCGGGTTCTCGCTGTCCCGCCCACGCTCCCTGATGTTCAGCCCGATCAGAAGCACATCGTCCGCGCTGTCCGGCAGCAGGGTTACGGTCATCTGCGGGTCCAGCGGCGGCATGCTCAGTTCGGCGTATCGCAGCCCCTGATCCATGTAGGTCCGCAGATCGCGTGTGAAGGCCTCCGGCGTGGTCTGGAACCGGGTCAGGAAGGCCTCGACCGGATCGGCCCCGTTGCTCAGGTCCGTGAGATAGGCGCCGAACCGTTGCAGCCGTTCCGGATCGGAAAGCAGATAGTGTGTCAGCAGCCAGGCCTGGGCGTAGAAGGTCCAGCGTTGTTGCTGTCCCTCCAGCGTCATGGGCGAGGCCGTCAGCAGGTTTCCGAGCGGCAACCAGCGCTGTTGTTGCAACGTCCGCAGGCGGCCGAGGTGGGGATAGCCGACCGTCGACTTGCCGCGTGAGTCCACGGTCGCCGTGGCGAAATACTCGGCGTAGCCTTCGCGGAACCAGCCCGGATAGCTGCCGGGCGAGGTCTGTGACATGTAGTGGTGGGTGTATTCGTGCAGCAGGAGGTCATCGTCCTGCCCGCGGATCAGAATGGCCCGGATGTCATAGGGGCTGGCGCGATAGAAGCCGTCCACGCCCTCGGGCAGGTCGGGCTGGACGACCCGCAACTCCCGTCCGTTCTCGACCAGATAGACCGGCAGCTTGCGCAGGCCCTCGATGTCGGTCGGGCCGTTGGCGACATGGCGCAGCAGGGCGTCGAACCGCTCCAGCCGGGCGGCGTAGTCGCGCAGGTTCCGTTCCGAGCCGTTGCTGTAGACGACGAAGTGGGCGGTCTCGGCCCGGCGCCAGTCGGCCAGCGCGGCCTGTGGCGCGGACAGGGCCAGAGCCAGCGTCGTTCCGACCAGCCACGCCGCCCGTCTGATATGCCTGCCCATGCTCTCACGTCCTCCGGATAGCCGAAGCTAACTGCACGGAGCGGATGACAACCTGACGAAAAGTGACGCACCGGGCCCGTGGGGCCGGATCAGCCGACGAACACGCCCGCGAGCGCAATGGCGAAAGCGATCAGGATGCTGACCGCCGAGATCGCCGCCGCCGCCGCGCCGATCACCAGCACGATCATCAGAATGCGATCCTTGGTCGAGGTTTTCATGCGCTCATCTACGGCGAAGGTCGTGGTCGCGTCGATGGCTGTCTGACTGCGTCAGGCGATCAGGGTCAGCCCCGTTCCTTCGTCTTCGTGAAGGCCACCTTGGGGAAGCGTTCGCCGACATAGCCGGTCTCCCAGCTCGACTTGGCCAGGAACACCGGGTCGCTGTCGATGTCGGTGGCCATCTGGGGGCGGTATTTGCCCATGAAGTCCTCGATGTCGGCTTTGGAGCCCCCCGATCCTGGCATGATCCAGCGGGCCTCGGCGTAGGGGCTGGGCTCGAAGATGACGTCCAGCCCGTACTCCTCGCCCAGACGGTCGGCCATGACCTCGAACTGCAGCTGGCCCACGGCGCCGACGATGAAGTCTGACCCGATCTCGGGACGGAACAGCTGGGTCACGCCTTCCTCGGCCAGACCCTCCAGCGCCTTCTTCAGGTGTTTGGCCTTCAGCGGATCCTTCACGCGCACGCGCTGCAGGATTTCCGGGGCGAAGTTCGGCAGGCCGGCGAACCGGATCATTCCGCTTTCCGACAGGCTGTCGCCCACACGCAGAACGCCGTGGTTCGGAATGCCGATCACGTCGCCGGCGAAGGCGTCCTCGG
Coding sequences within it:
- a CDS encoding YbjN domain-containing protein, producing the protein MRLFLTTAISLGLAAVALPGPAAAQSARIERAQVYRSILTSEMFTLLNTSDYASVRKAGETVFDIETREGFRFSVEMAACDTEGGTPGCFGILFFTSWGLQPNDRPKVAAAIEKFNDEYRIGKALVLNDHVRAERYVTTDGGVTQDHIREEAMTFLLMMDRLGETLHDAVGR
- a CDS encoding tetratricopeptide repeat protein, encoding MGRHIRRAAWLVGTTLALALSAPQAALADWRRAETAHFVVYSNGSERNLRDYAARLERFDALLRHVANGPTDIEGLRKLPVYLVENGRELRVVQPDLPEGVDGFYRASPYDIRAILIRGQDDDLLLHEYTHHYMSQTSPGSYPGWFREGYAEYFATATVDSRGKSTVGYPHLGRLRTLQQQRWLPLGNLLTASPMTLEGQQQRWTFYAQAWLLTHYLLSDPERLQRFGAYLTDLSNGADPVEAFLTRFQTTPEAFTRDLRTYMDQGLRYAELSMPPLDPQMTVTLLPDSADDVLLIGLNIRERGRDSENPALLAQARAAAARHPGDALALTVLANAEITLGDPAAAEPILEQVLALEPNNVEALLMAARRRIDDAGQATDDAQMFALYREAQTLLGRAYAADPTDYRVLAELAGIRRMADDYPNENDLETWRLAVEHAPQVLNLRGQAADAMIAAGHDVEAEAYLLPMANDPHGGRSTDWARDRLAAIHARRAAGNGEAANTPVTP